TTTGGCGCTGTCTGAGTAATGGAAAGTGGGAACCAGATCGCCTGATGTCGGGGCCAGAGACTGCAGTCTGCAGTCATGCCGATCCCACCGCCTGCCAGCAATCCTACGGTGCCTCTCacgatgacgctctccttcccGACGCTGGTTCGGCTCGCTCCTCTCACGATGGCTCTCCTTCCCGACGCTGGTTCGGCTCGCATCGTGAGAGGCACCGTAGGATTGCTGGCAGGCGGTGGGATTGGCGTGACTGCAGACTGCAGTCTCTAGCCCCGACGTCAGGCGATCTGATTCCTGCAGTCGGGCTTCTTGACTGTACTCTACCGTCACGAGATATCAGCCGTGGACCCGTGATCCTACGATGTTCTAGTGCTGGCACTCGCGCGCGGCTCTCCTAGCCGCTGGCTTTTTCTCGCGGCTCTCCTGCACGCTGGCCGCTGGCTCTTTCTCGCTGGCTCTGCTCTGCCACCGTGACcttcgccgccgtcgcagcTCACTGCTCCTTGGCCCCTGCATCAAGCTGCTCGAGGTTCCTGACGCCCGGAGGTCCGAGCCCGCGCGGCAGCTTCTTggctcctccaccgcctcctcgagctccggcgCGACCGCGGCTgtgacctccgccgccgtcgcggccgtgacctccgccgccgtcgcggtaGCCAGCTGCCATCTTCTTCACTTCTCTCCAGCGTCGAATCCCCATTCCTTTTCTCCCCCATCCCCTCCATTGTTCCTCCAGACCCCTATTTTTCTAGCCCCTTCCGTTTGTTGCggtcttcggcggcggcggcatcccaTCCATGGATCTACCGGAGGACGGGAGGACTTTTTGATTTCGTGTCAAGGCTTTGCAAGAGGTTTTTGAGTTCTGCACAAACATGCTCTCGAATCATTGTCGTTCTGCACAAACAAGCAGAAGCTAGAGTTTTTTGAGTTTCTCCCCAACCATTGTCAGAAACAATTCAGGGAGCTGTCTCCACTATCGCAAATTCGCAATGGTTAGAGGCCGCCGCTAGGCCgcacgccgtccgccgccgccggtggccatCCGTGCTGGCGCtgggcggctcgccggccgcgccgccgccacgggtgGCACGCTGCTGCTGGCGCTGGGAGCTCCGCCGTGGACTGACTTTCGCAAGATAAGCTGCCGTTGGGCCGCACGCCGTCCGCACGGCCGATGGCCATGCGTGCTTGCGCGGGGTGGCCAACCGACTGCGCCGCCATCGCAGGGGCCACGCAGCTGCTGGCGCTAGGCGCCTCGCCGTTCGCGCAGCCGGCGGAGGTGGCCACGCGGGTGCTGCCGCTGGGCGGCCCGCCGTCCGCGACGCCGGCAGCGAGGAATCCGGCGTGCGGCGGGGACTCCCGGTCCTGTTCGCCTCAATCAGCCCATCGTCGGGCGCGGCTATCGCGCGTCCTCCTGTGGCCCGAGCCGAGCCTGGGGCAGGAGAGCCGAGCGAGCGTAGGGAGCACCTTGCGAGCCAATCTGGGTGCATCGTAGGATTCCTGCTGGACGGCAGATATCGCATGACTGGAGGGTGAAGTCAGCGACcccgacttttttttttttgagcaccaGCGACCCCGACTTCAGAGGATCATGTTCCGACTGCAGAGGATCTGATTCCCTCAGCTCAGGGCCTCAGGTTATGTCTGTTTCTTGAACCCTCTCCGGCTTTCCCTTCTCTCGGACTCTCTCGTCCTTGctcttccttccctggcggcgacgactcaatctgctaatgggttgggccAAAACCAGTTTTATGGGTTGGTTTTTTCATTTGGGCCAACCAGTTTGGTGGTAATCGGGCTGAGATAGGTAATGGATTGGTTCGGTTTGGATTCATGATTTAAGTGGGTCAATCCGGTCTGGGCTGGTTTGCTCATGGATCCCGTCATCTCATCCGTCGTCCTCATCGGCTCAgcaacggcggcagcagcgcagcAGCTGCGCATGGCGTACTAGGAGGACATGCCGGGCGCTAAGAAGGCTGCCGGCAAGGCGTACTCAAGCTGCGACCCATTCAAGCTGGAGCTCTGGATCTCCGCCCGCGTCGTGCTCCTCGTGGAGAACTCGCTGGCCGGCAGCATCCACCGCAACTACGGTCTGCTGCTCCGGCACTAGCTCCACATCGTCTGCAAGGTGAAGCTCCCCATCCGTCTGTCCGTAGATCCACTGGATACTTCTCCCCTCTCCCATGGATCGATAAGAATCCTGCTAGCCTCATGGATTCCTAGCTCGATCTCGCACTCTGGTTGCTAGCCCCTCATTCTGCGTGTTCCTAACACCATGTATTACTGTAAGGTGTACTTCTGATTCTGATCTGTGATATGGCATATTGACTCTAACTCTTATATGGTTCGGtttgagtttggtttgaaaCATTGGTTTGGATCGGTTTTTGAGGTGTGTAGTTTGGTGTGGTGCGGTTCGATCAGTGAGCAAAGTAGTAACTAATTTGGGGTGGTTATGGTCCGGATCTCAAACCATTACCAGGTTGAgcgacgactgggcgagcggcggcgacatTTGTCACTTCTTCGCccagccctttgccggcgacgagcatccACCAGGTATGTTCTCCCTTTCTCTTTCCTTCCGCTTTTCGAGgcggagcaccccaaaccctgACAAAATTATTTGTACTCGGATATGCATCCAGTTACAATATATTATCTACTAACTTCAATTTTGTTTGCAAACGTACACCCGTGTCGTatgctgggtccgcccctgcTCACGACACAGCAGGCAGCTGCTATGCACCATGCATGAGAGGTGTTCGTTCATATGCCTCAATGGCCTATCCTTGACATCTGATCTATGGCATGTTCCCTTCGTGTAAATGTTAGTCCCAGCATGCTGTCTAAGCGCTTTTTGATAATGTGGTTGcgactatttttcatgatcccATCATAAGGTTGTAGACATTTCGTTTTGAGTGACCAGGTTGCCTTGATGTAAATGTACAACTGGGCATGGATTCTGGATGATTACagagaagaagagatagagaacctgTGGAAATGAATGCAGGATTCTAGTCTGATGACATGCCTGTGCCGTTTCTTTTGGAGGGATATTGCAGTGAGATTTAATCTGTGTAATTTGTGTTAGCTTATATTAGAAGGATTGCCTCCGGAAAGCTGGAGGAACTAAGTGGATGTCAATAGTGTGTTAGGTATATTGTTCAACCGGAGTAGAAACTGTTAAGGCTTGCAATAAAGCACTTTGCAATCAGGTCTTACCTCCATAATTGTTTAATAAACAATGGCTCCTGAGCAGTGACTGGATTCATTTTCACTGTGTTCGGCAGCCAGCCCCtgctccagcccaacagtattttcctctcacaccactccaaccaccagctccagctccagccagcccaacagtatttttctctcacaccattccagctccagcctccagctccagcctgccgaacgcagtgattGTCAGCCATTGTATGTATTCCCATTATTAGTTACATAACTCCTAAAATTAGTCCATGCTTTGATAAAGAATAAGTGTTCAATGAAAATATGTGTCACTTAATCACTTTGAGGATAGAAATGACCTACACCAGGTTTATCGAAGCAGGAAGATTGAACTCCACATTTACCATTTTGTCTTCTGTTGTTTATAGTCTGTCCACAATATTCAACTATTCATATATAAGGTTTACTTTGGTGCATCTAGTTGTTCTAAAGCTTCTTTTAGCTTCTGTGCACTAATTTCTCATCATTCTAGTCATGGTGTTCAGATGATCAGTTGGTATCTTGATGTATCATTTTGTCATGTTCCTTTTTTTACTGTTAACATTAGGTCATAAAAAGCTTTGAAGAATAGTATGCTAAAGTGAGAATTTGAACAAAATTGCTCTAGTGCTTTCTTTAGGTTCAAGGAGGGAAGCAAGAAAATCCCAATATTGCATTTGTGATTATATCTTCTAACCTCCTTTTCTCTATTCATGTAGATTCACCATGAGTAATGCCAGCACTGGATTGCTGAAAGGCTTGAGGATGGTCTTGCAACAGCAAAAGATTTCAGCTGGTAGTATTtgtttcatcattattttttcaGACTACACCTCATATGTAACTGTGATACACTGATCAATCACTCTATGATATATACAATTGCACTGAGGTACAAGCTATATTGAACCTTTCTCTCTGCAGTTTTCTGCAGACAATCTCAAGCTTGGAGTTCTACTGTCTCTTTTTCTGACCTTGATGAGAAGGGTGATATGGACTTTGACGATGATTATACAGATTCAAAGAGAGAGCTACAGCCCCAGAGCGTAGATCCCAAAAAGGGCTGGGGATCCCGCGGCGTCCACAGGGTATCGAACATAAATAAAATGGAAATACTATAATATTTATTTGAAGTGATTCCTTTCATGTTCAAGAAAAAAAGTTATTCCTTTCGTTTTGGTTTGGAGGAGCCTAATTTTACATGTATAGTTCTGTTCTGGTTCTTGCTAGGCCATCATCTGCGGCAAAGTTGGACAAGTgcctgtgcaaaaaattttaaggAATGGGCGTACAGTAACCGTTTTTACCGTTGGAACTGGTGGCATGTTTGACCAGAGGGTAATTGGGCCCGAGGATTTACCGAAGCCAGCTCAGTGGCATCGAATAGCTGTTCATAATGACCACCTAGGTGCTTATGCTGTTCAGAAGCTGGTGAAGAAGTATGTGGTTTGGATCAAAAGATCCTCTTTTCCTCTCTGATACATCTATATTTGTCCTTTTCGCCATGAATGTTGTTATATTTGTTCTTTTCCCTTATGTCAGTTCTGCAGTCTATGTTGAGGGTGATATTGAAACGAGGGTCTACAATGACAGCATTAATGATCAAGTCAGAAACATACCTGAGATATGTGTACGACGTGATGGTATGCTGATTCAACATTCAGCTTCAGCCTTTTCCTAGTAACATTTTTTAGTCAAAATGAACTCTGTATGAGTAGTTATTGTAGTTAACTCAGCGGTAGTAAGAACTGTTTTTTATGCACTAACAATCATTAAGCTCTGATTCTGATtcaaatatgatttatttgtaTGGTAGTGTCCAACTATCTCTCTATTTCTGTCTCTCTCTATTGTGCCAAAGGCTTATTTTTTATAACTATTCTATGTGCAGGCAAGATTCGTCTGATTAAATCTGGGGACAGTGCTGCTAGCATATCATTAGATGAGCTCAGTAAGTTCAGTGAATATCTTGAGATTCTAAGATCATAAGAAAGTACACAccacaaataaaaaatatagttgTTTGTTTTTCTTAGGCAAACAAAAACTTGTTTGATCTGATCAAATTAGTTTCAGTTTGATCTTCTTTTTGAATGGAGTGCATGGAATTACTAATTACTATTCTAGTGTCCACCTAAATTCATAATTTCTCAATACAGTTGATAGCACGAAAACCTTGAAATATTCGAAACATGGCGATTCATTAGCCCTTAGCTGTACACTTTAAAAAATGGGATAGCTATCCATTGATTATCTTTTCTGAGTCCATGGCTTTTTTGATCATGCAAATTGCAAATGCTAATGACAACAATTTGGTTGCAGGACAAGGGCTGTTCTAGTTATAGTTAAGGATGTCAGTGCAAGCAGATCATGAGGTTGCTTCTTGCTTGAGGCAAGTTTGAGTATGTTTATTCTTACTATTATAAGCAGTGCTAATTTAAGTGTTATGCTTGCATACTATTCTGACTGGATTTTCATTCGTTTGAACTATGCCTTATAGTACCAAATTCCAAATTTACAAATCCTCGGAACACTTGTGCCCTCAATTTAAACATTTCCCTATATACTTCAGTGCTACTATATCTTTACCATGTGATGCACATCTTTCATTATCCAGGCCTCCTCAATCCTCATGTTGACTTTCTTTatgtaagaaaaaaaagaaagcttCTAATTAACTGAGTAAAATAACTGTTCGCTCTCCACGCCACGAGAACTGAAAGGAAGAATTGGCTTCTGAATACGAATCATCAGAACCAATTGAATAAAATAAACAAGCCACCAAATGATTTTTCTAGActtgaaaacaaagaaatatGGAAAGGAAGAAGCAAGtggaaacagaaaaaaaatgaaatatctACAAATGTTGTCTCAAAAAAGTTGTATTCCTGTTGATGCCACTTGATTCATGCACTAATCTTGAAACCTCAGATTAATAAGATTGCTCATATTTACATTTGACATGCTGCCtcgtaatatatatatatatataaaacttATAGGAAGATAACATTTAGTAGATTTAGAGACTCTCACATCAATGCACTCACCTTAAGGCGACTAAAAACATCTTCATTGACAGTCCTCAATTGTGAAGCTTCTTACCTACCTTGCTACACTGGGCGTGCCTTTGACAGTGTTGCTGGCCTCATCTTGCCCCCTGACCTCCTGAGCATCTCCTTCATGCCATCAGCTACCCGGACCGCTGGGCTTGACAGCGAAATCCTGCAGAATTCCATATGAGCCTTGATTGCCTCTTCAATTCCATCCTGGCTGCTGCTGTCTTTACCGAGTCCATCCCTTACAGCCTCTGAGCATAAGCCACAGAGCCATTTCCCTCCAAAGTTGCCCTTGACATTATCTATGTATTCCTGGGTGCAGTCCTCTTTCAGGCCACAGCAAGCACACCTCATCGATTCAATGTCCATCTTCAGTGCTCATGAAAGCAAGGTGCGTGAGGCAGCATTAGTGTAGAAATAGAGCCGGAAAGCAATAacaaggagggagagggagataaTAGATACCAGCAGGGGAACAATTGGGGCCTCAGCTCTCAGGACTAGGTTGCTACTTGTATGGAAAAATTGGACAGCTTGTCTTTTCCTCTGGATTGTATTGCTTAGCTCTGATTGATGATTGAAATTTCGGGATTTGCCCAGGCCCATTGTATCTTGGGCAGTGCACTAGCTGGTGAAGGCCTACGATCTGCGTCGATGGCTGCTGGTTCACATGGCCGTAACTGTGATGAAGGTACGAATAGCAGCACAAGCCTGTACTCGATTGGAAAATGCAGTAAAACTTTGGGTTCCCGCCTCCCGCCTCCATTTCTTTTGATTGTACTTCTTCCTCCATGTTTTCAGCGCCTAAACAATGATCTATGAAGCgaccttttttttttcgttGAAGCAATCACAGATGGTTTATGGTTTTTTATACCTGAAAAACTATTGACTAGGGTCTCATATACTTGACATGTTGGTCCCAAAGTCCTAATAGCCAGCATTCTCAGGTTGCCCGTTAGAATTTCCAACTGGTAATTTTACTCCTGTCACGTCTATCGTATGCTATTTCTTCGCTGGGCACTGGGCAGGGTAGCAGCTTGTGTATTATGTCCAGACAAGAGTCTCTGTGCTACGGTTCTTTTGCTCAAGGCCTCGTTTTCTTTTAAACGAAATTTTCTGAAGGAATGCATGGACGAGAGAATTGTTCAAGGATCCCCGTCTTGATACAAACACCTCTGGCCCCTGAGGTCCGTTGCTCACCCTTACAGCCTTACTTACCGTGTAAGTTCAATGACCATGCAACATGCGCATTCGGTTTCCTCTCCTATAAAGGATTTTCCTTGCTTATCCCCGGCCGGGAATGCACCGCCAGTGCCCCGGCTTGGACGTTGCCGGCCGAGATCCCAGCCATCGCCATCACTGGGCACTGGCTGTGCCGCCGTAGATCTCGGCCCCTATGCGCCATGCCCGCAGGCCTTGTCACTGCCTCCTTGCTCGTCGAATAGCGCGCACCGCACCCGGTGGCTGGACCCAGGGCCCGAGGGGGAGAGCGACACCGGGGCCTTCTCGCCGGAGAGGGCAGCATCTATCATGCAGGGAGGGAGGCCCCCAGGCGCCACGCGAGCAAAGTGAATGTTGGAGTTGGAGCCATCCGACTCAACGTTTTTTTCCAGCCCTGCGCGTGCACGatcgcgcgcccgcgccggccttgCTTAGGGCGAcgagccggcgccgcccgcccgtcTTCTGGGACGTCGCGCGGCGCCGCGGTCACGGGGGCGCGGCGGGCACCTGGGGACAGCGCCCTGCGCGGCGCTTGCACTCGGTAGAGATGAGACTGTTGACGCCTCGACGGAGACGTACGGGCCCAGTTTGTCTCGCCCGGGGCCGGGGGCCGGGGCCGCGCAGGCcatgtgcgcgcgcgcggcgggcgggggggggggggggggggggggggggggggggtcacggGCCGGGGCAGGCACGCGGTGGCCGCGCCGTGGCGCGTTTGGCGCGTCCGACAGCTCGGGTGGCCACTGGCCACTCGACCAGCGCCTGCCTGAGGCGCGCACTGCCGGCGCCACGTGAGGGCGAGGGCGCTGTTTCGCCGCGCACGGTTTTGCTTTCCTGCATATGCGAAAGCCGTGACCAGGCTCTGGGAGTCTGGGATGCAACCGCTGGACGTTTGGTTAATTGGTTGCCTGGGCGGAGGCATGAGCGTGCCCGGATGCATGCTAAAGCAACCAGCGAGCGCTGTTCATTCCTttcttcacaaaaaaaaagcGCTGTTCATTCCGGTGCGGCCGAGCTCGCACGGTGCCGATCCCATGAGATCATTAACCTTGAGAAGACTTCCGATGCACGGGGATGGTCCTCCAGATGTGTTTCGTTCCGAGATGGCCACCTTTGGTCATGATGTGAAAAGAAGCTCGCTAGCACAGGTCGGTACCAGCACGTACAACAAGGGCCGGGAGACCTAATGCTGCGTGCAGAGCAATCGACAGGATTCTAGGATCGTTCCCGTACCGTGggggtctgctgctgctgcatgcacccgaaaaaaattcagaaaaagagTTCACCCCTTCGAGTTCCGGAACTGAAGTTTCCCGGCACCGAAGGGTCTCccagtaattttttttgaagcaaaGGTCACCCAGTAATTCAGACCGTGTTTGGAGGACTTCTTGCGCCAGGGGAGCCGGAGCTGGAACATGTGGAACCATATCTAGCTCCGCCGGCTCAGTCGTCTGAGCACTTAGGCCCTATTTGGGAGGGCTCCAAGAGCGGCTCCGCAAGCGGCTCTAggcgaagccctcccaaacgggtgCCGGGAGGCGGCTCCATCGGAGGAGCCCCCGAAAACTCGCTCTCT
The nucleotide sequence above comes from Panicum virgatum strain AP13 chromosome 3K, P.virgatum_v5, whole genome shotgun sequence. Encoded proteins:
- the LOC120698173 gene encoding single-stranded DNA-binding protein, mitochondrial-like, which codes for MSNASTGLLKGLRMVLQQQKISAVFCRQSQAWSSTVSFSDLDEKGDMDFDDDYTDSKRELQPQSVDPKKGWGSRGVHRAIICGKVGQVPVQKILRNGRTVTVFTVGTGGMFDQRVIGPEDLPKPAQWHRIAVHNDHLGAYAVQKLVKNSAVYVEGDIETRVYNDSINDQVRNIPEICVRRDGKIRLIKSGDSAASISLDELRQGLF